The following coding sequences are from one Heptranchias perlo isolate sHepPer1 chromosome 13, sHepPer1.hap1, whole genome shotgun sequence window:
- the LOC137331527 gene encoding UDP-GalNAc:beta-1,3-N-acetylgalactosaminyltransferase 1-like, whose protein sequence is MAVNNMNLFSQRKCFFGLGLFLIACYLIICLNSSKEKVHWMFFHHQKPIYKKNFNFTMSQHLKCEHEDPFLVILVATRPKETDARQAIRLTWGQIQIWLGKKVITLFLLGKDVENHSHMRQSIEEENILFGDIISQNFMDSYDNLTLKTIMAFQWISEFCPKAEYVMKADADIFINVKYLVNFLLKINKNISSDFFTGYPFINTKPHRGFVSKAYIPYSDYPFSIYPPYCSGLGYVFSGKLGLKIYKMMSHVKPIRFEDAYVGICLKILGVSLYIPEKRKLFFLQKLKFDSCLFSRLIAVHDVTPLQLISYWKQLKELERTKCLNEI, encoded by the coding sequence ATGGCAGTGAATAATATGAATCTGTTTTCCCAGAGGAAGTGTTTTTTTGGGCTCGGCCTTTTCCTTATAGCTTGTTATTTGATAATTTGTTTGAACAGTTCAAAGGAAAAGGTCCACTGGATGTTCTTTCACCACCAGAAACCAAtctataaaaaaaactttaattttaCCATGAGTCAACATTTAAAGTGTGAACATGAAGATCCCTTTCTAGTCATACTAGTTGCCACAAGGCCGAAAGAAACAGATGCACGGCAGGCAATCAGATTAACATGGGGACAGATTCAGATATGGTTGGGGAAGAAAGTCATTACTCTGTTCTTGCTTGGAAAAGATGTGGAAAATCACAGTCACATGAGACAGTCAATAGAGGAAGAAAATATCCTGTTTGGAGATATAATCAGTCAAAATTTTATGGACTCTTATGATAACCTGACCTTAAAGACAATAATGGCATTTCAGTGGATTTCAGAGTTTTGCCCCAAGGCTGAATATGTGATGAAAGCAGATGCCGATATATTTATAAATGTAAAGTATTTAGTTAATTttctgctgaaaattaacaaaaatatttCCAGTGACTTTTTCACAGGCTACCCCTTTATCAACACTAAACCACACAGAGGTTTTGTTTCAAAGGCATACATTCCATATAGTGACTATCCTTTCAGTATATACCCTCCATATTGTAGTGGCCTTGGATATGTTTTCTCTGGGAAGTTAGGTTTAAAGATTTATAAAATGATGAGCCACGTTAAACCAATTAGATTTGAAGATGCATATGTTGGAATTTGTTTAAAGATATTAGGTGTGAGTTTATATATTCCAGAAAAAAGGAAGTTGTTCTTTTTACAAAAACTGAAGTTTGACAGTTGCCTTTTTAGTAGGTTGATTGCAGTACATGATGTCACTCCACTTCAGTTGATAAGTTACTGGAAACAGCTCAAAGAATTGGAGAGAACCAAGTGTTTGAATGAGATATAG